A genomic stretch from Nitrospiria bacterium includes:
- a CDS encoding transketolase, with protein MISNRDELKKMATTVRKDIIRMTAAAGSGHPTSSLSTVEILTTLFFQVLRHDPKRPDWPDRDRFILSKGHAAPALYSFLARSGYFPVEQLTTLRKLDSPLQGHPERHRMGGVEASTGSLGQGISIGIGMALAGRLDRKDYRVYVMTGDGELDEGQVWEAALHAGNHGLDHLTVMVDHNQAQQDGWVKDVMDLAPLADKWTAFKWHAIEIDGHDWDQVAKAFDEARATKGRPTVIIARTVKGKGVSFMENKPELHGIPPTPEQMERALAELDQR; from the coding sequence ATGATCTCAAATCGTGACGAACTTAAAAAAATGGCCACCACCGTCCGAAAGGACATCATCCGGATGACCGCGGCCGCCGGATCCGGTCATCCGACCAGTTCCCTTTCGACCGTTGAGATTCTGACGACACTTTTCTTCCAGGTTTTGCGGCATGATCCCAAGCGGCCGGACTGGCCCGACCGCGACCGCTTCATTCTGAGCAAAGGGCACGCGGCGCCCGCGCTCTACTCCTTTCTGGCGCGCAGCGGCTATTTTCCGGTCGAACAGCTCACAACCCTGCGCAAGCTGGACAGCCCCTTGCAAGGCCACCCCGAACGGCACCGGATGGGCGGCGTAGAGGCCTCAACCGGATCGCTGGGTCAAGGCATCTCGATCGGAATCGGCATGGCCCTGGCCGGACGGCTGGATCGGAAGGACTACCGGGTCTATGTGATGACGGGCGACGGGGAGCTGGATGAGGGACAGGTCTGGGAAGCGGCGCTTCACGCCGGAAACCACGGCCTGGATCATCTCACCGTCATGGTCGACCATAATCAGGCCCAACAGGACGGATGGGTGAAGGACGTGATGGATCTCGCGCCGCTCGCCGATAAATGGACGGCCTTCAAGTGGCATGCGATCGAGATCGACGGGCACGACTGGGACCAGGTCGCGAAGGCCTTTGATGAAGCCCGCGCCACGAAGGGAAGGCCGACCGTGATCATCGCCCGGACGGTTAAGGGCAAGGGCGTTTCCTTCATGGAAAACAAGCCGGAGCTCCACGGCATTCCGCCCACGCCGGAGCAGATGGAGCGGGCGCTGGCCGAACTCGACCAGCGATAA